The following are encoded together in the Streptomyces sp. NBC_01465 genome:
- a CDS encoding aldose epimerase family protein, which produces MSSEEVRLAAGDVELTVNPENGCRISSLRIGGTELLRQGEKYGCFPMVPWCGRIEHGQFRNGGERHQMPLNSPPHAIHGTGRNTAWRTARLEKTAAAFTYDLTDPWPYPGRVTQTFELTEDSVTVALGVETYDDSFPAQAGWHPWFNRNLGGEDVRIDFTADWQEERGDDHLPTGRRIDPLPGPWDDCFGMPYGVDVTLTWPEQLELKVKSRAEWVVVYDEQAEAVCVEPQSGPPNGLNTLPRLVTPIDPLEIATTWSWRRL; this is translated from the coding sequence GTGAGTAGCGAAGAGGTCCGGCTGGCGGCCGGCGACGTCGAGTTGACCGTGAACCCCGAGAACGGCTGCCGTATCAGCAGCCTCCGGATCGGCGGTACCGAACTCCTGCGGCAGGGGGAGAAGTACGGCTGCTTCCCCATGGTCCCGTGGTGCGGCCGCATCGAGCACGGCCAGTTCAGAAACGGCGGCGAGCGCCACCAGATGCCGCTCAACTCCCCGCCGCACGCCATTCACGGCACCGGCCGCAACACCGCCTGGCGCACGGCCCGTCTCGAGAAGACCGCGGCGGCCTTCACCTACGACCTCACCGACCCGTGGCCGTACCCCGGCCGGGTCACCCAGACCTTCGAGCTGACGGAGGACTCCGTCACGGTCGCCCTGGGCGTCGAGACGTACGACGACTCCTTCCCCGCGCAGGCCGGCTGGCACCCGTGGTTCAACAGGAACCTCGGCGGCGAGGACGTCCGTATCGACTTCACCGCCGACTGGCAGGAGGAGCGCGGCGACGACCACCTCCCCACCGGCCGTCGCATCGACCCGCTCCCCGGCCCCTGGGACGACTGCTTCGGGATGCCGTACGGCGTCGACGTGACCCTCACCTGGCCCGAGCAGTTGGAGCTCAAGGTCAAGAGCCGCGCCGAGTGGGTCGTCGTCTACGACGAACAGGCCGAGGCCGTCTGCGTCGAGCCCCAGTCGGGCCCGCCCAACGGCCTCAACACCCTCCCGCGCCTGGTCACCCCGATCGACCCCCTGGAGATCGCGACGACCTGGTCGTGGCGGCGGCTCTAA
- a CDS encoding SRPBCC family protein — protein sequence MEHEVFVPVPAESLRRVLADPARVARCVPGFQQDADGDSGPLAGRLKVRVGGHTITYRGALRIGAQDGGFAVEGEGTEARGSGVVKLSLTVRLSASDGGTTLTFAGTARGEGRLAELDDASALASAQRLLDRFADRLGAEPVDEPAVTHEEPQAPEEAAPEEAAAPTSVFETEVPPPSLDALAEVEFEPLDLPVDMPHDDEPAEAAHARRTMIGRSAEEVDHAPPRGRYAPVPPPASATASATLRWAAPAAALALASAVVVGRALRRRR from the coding sequence ATGGAGCATGAGGTGTTCGTTCCGGTTCCGGCAGAGTCCCTCCGACGGGTCCTGGCGGACCCCGCCCGTGTCGCACGCTGCGTCCCAGGGTTCCAGCAGGACGCCGACGGCGACAGCGGTCCGCTCGCCGGGCGGCTGAAGGTCCGGGTCGGCGGCCACACGATCACCTACCGCGGCGCCCTGCGCATCGGCGCCCAGGACGGCGGCTTCGCCGTCGAGGGCGAGGGCACGGAGGCACGCGGATCCGGTGTGGTGAAGCTGTCGCTGACGGTACGTCTGAGCGCGTCCGACGGCGGTACGACGCTGACCTTCGCCGGGACCGCCCGGGGCGAGGGCCGGCTCGCCGAGCTCGACGACGCGTCCGCACTGGCCTCCGCGCAGCGACTCCTCGACCGGTTCGCGGACCGCCTCGGCGCGGAACCGGTGGACGAGCCGGCGGTGACCCACGAGGAGCCGCAAGCACCCGAGGAGGCTGCGCCCGAAGAGGCTGCCGCTCCGACCTCCGTGTTCGAGACCGAGGTCCCGCCGCCCTCCCTCGACGCCCTGGCCGAGGTGGAGTTCGAGCCGCTCGACCTGCCCGTGGACATGCCTCACGACGACGAGCCCGCCGAGGCCGCGCACGCGCGCCGCACGATGATCGGCCGCAGCGCCGAGGAGGTCGACCACGCCCCGCCGCGCGGCCGGTATGCCCCGGTCCCGCCGCCCGCATCGGCGACGGCCTCCGCGACCCTGCGCTGGGCGGCCCCCGCGGCGGCCCTCGCGCTCGCCTCGGCGGTCGTGGTCGGGCGTGCCCTGCGGCGGCGCCGGTAG